Proteins from one Listeria innocua genomic window:
- a CDS encoding SIS domain-containing protein: MLKFDEQKVRENMEGALKLRPQINEVVDQIHNRGFSNICWLGIGGTYASAMQAVVHMKEKTALETFYENAAVFLTTGNKRVTKDTLVVISSVTGSTQEVVDAVKKCNEIGATVFGFIDKAEAELATLVDHLISYPLNEQLKFFMVADRFMYLAGEFDDYDAFYQEMDQHFAKGIVEVEKAADKFGQEFALKHHQDDIHYFVGAGNQWGATYSYAMCYWEEQHWIKTKSIESHEFFHGMFEIVERDTPVTIYVTEDSQRSLSERVVDFIPQICANYTVIDAKDYDMPGISAKFRGALSPFIIHAVNNRIDVHVEKINCHPMEIRRYYRQLDY, encoded by the coding sequence GTGCTAAAATTTGATGAACAAAAAGTAAGAGAAAATATGGAAGGGGCGTTAAAATTACGCCCGCAAATTAATGAAGTAGTTGACCAAATTCATAACCGAGGATTTAGCAATATTTGCTGGCTTGGCATTGGGGGAACCTACGCATCTGCAATGCAAGCTGTTGTGCATATGAAAGAAAAAACAGCATTAGAAACGTTTTATGAGAATGCTGCTGTATTTTTAACAACTGGCAATAAACGCGTCACGAAAGATACGCTTGTTGTCATTTCGTCAGTAACAGGAAGCACGCAAGAAGTAGTTGATGCAGTGAAAAAATGTAATGAAATTGGCGCAACTGTTTTTGGATTTATTGATAAAGCAGAAGCAGAACTAGCTACTTTAGTGGACCACCTAATTTCATATCCGTTAAACGAGCAATTGAAATTCTTCATGGTAGCAGATCGTTTTATGTACTTAGCAGGTGAATTTGATGATTACGATGCGTTTTATCAAGAAATGGATCAACATTTTGCTAAAGGGATTGTCGAAGTAGAAAAAGCTGCTGATAAATTTGGACAAGAATTTGCTCTTAAACACCACCAAGATGACATTCATTATTTTGTTGGCGCGGGGAACCAGTGGGGCGCAACTTATTCTTACGCAATGTGCTACTGGGAAGAACAACACTGGATTAAAACGAAATCGATTGAATCGCATGAGTTTTTCCACGGGATGTTTGAAATTGTAGAACGCGATACACCAGTTACTATTTATGTGACGGAAGATAGCCAGCGTTCTTTAAGTGAGCGAGTGGTTGATTTTATTCCACAAATTTGCGCTAATTATACAGTTATTGATGCAAAAGATTACGATATGCCAGGCATTTCCGCTAAATTCAGAGGAGCTTTATCGCCATTTATTATCCACGCAGTTAATAACCGAATCGATGTGCACGTGGAAAAAATTAACTGCCACCCAATGGAAATCAGAAGATATTATCGTCAGTTAGACTATTAA
- a CDS encoding SIS domain-containing protein encodes MKNMDYYIRSEQEVYENIIRNRKELLQDIIQMKHANYEAIVIFATGSSSNAAFAAQLYMSAKLAIPVYVEEPSTAANYMLHLNKNTLYIAISQGGHSYSTIHLVEEIERQGGNVFTLTSDLTSPIAKAGTHTIDLGMGIEEMPYVTLGYSATILMLNLIALEMALLQTKITETTYQSEIAELQKITAHLPKAIAQSEKWIEAHFNELMEAERIFFIGYGATYGVAREGETKVTETIRITSFGKELEEYMHGPYIGLSDRDYIIFIEPHGLLENRADKLKQFLKGHVEKIRTIYANTGGESTDDLLLGLNTAELLTPLFMTIPVHLLSFKISKEKGINLEVSAFPEFDQITKSKI; translated from the coding sequence ATGAAAAATATGGATTACTATATCCGGTCAGAACAAGAAGTTTATGAAAATATAATCCGAAATCGGAAGGAACTTTTACAAGACATCATTCAAATGAAGCATGCGAATTATGAAGCTATCGTAATTTTCGCAACAGGCTCAAGTTCTAATGCAGCGTTTGCGGCACAGTTATACATGTCGGCGAAACTAGCTATACCGGTTTATGTAGAAGAACCATCTACAGCAGCTAACTACATGCTTCATTTAAACAAAAACACATTATATATCGCCATATCACAAGGTGGACATAGTTATTCTACCATCCATCTTGTAGAAGAAATCGAGCGTCAGGGTGGCAATGTTTTCACATTAACGAGTGATTTAACAAGCCCAATTGCAAAAGCAGGAACGCATACGATTGACCTTGGAATGGGCATAGAAGAGATGCCTTATGTCACCCTTGGATACAGCGCCACGATCTTAATGCTAAATTTAATCGCACTCGAAATGGCCTTATTGCAAACAAAAATTACAGAAACAACCTATCAATCGGAAATAGCGGAATTACAAAAAATCACCGCTCATTTACCAAAAGCTATCGCACAATCAGAAAAATGGATTGAAGCCCATTTTAATGAATTAATGGAAGCGGAACGAATCTTTTTCATTGGATATGGTGCTACTTATGGCGTGGCGCGTGAGGGAGAAACAAAAGTAACGGAAACCATCCGAATTACCTCTTTTGGAAAAGAATTAGAGGAATACATGCATGGCCCTTACATTGGATTATCCGACCGTGACTATATCATTTTCATTGAGCCACATGGTTTGTTAGAAAATCGTGCGGACAAACTTAAACAATTTTTAAAAGGACATGTTGAGAAAATCCGAACAATCTATGCGAACACTGGTGGTGAAAGTACGGATGATTTATTACTCGGCTTAAATACAGCTGAACTGCTAACACCGCTATTTATGACAATCCCAGTTCACTTATTATCTTTTAAAATTTCTAAGGAAAAAGGCATTAATTTAGAAGTATCAGCTTTCCCGGAATTTGACCAAATAACTAAATCTAAAATTTAA
- a CDS encoding PTS system mannose/fructose/sorbose family transporter subunit IID, producing the protein MKMKNSDVLTKKDLMKVFWRSFTMEWSWNYERQSNLGYGFSMLPALNKIFKNDKDKRISSYQRHLEFYNVTPWLSTFPLGISIAMEEQSAKDNDFDTDSINNIKVALMGPLSGIGDSFFWGTLRVIATGIGTSLALQGNILGPILFLLIFNIPAILTRYYGLFIGYNIGANFIEKIQKTGLMDKLSYGASIIGLGVVGAMVATMVTINMPMKFGSGDEAVTIQSVFDGIVPGILALGFTFFIFWLDKKGLKAHWILLLIAGIGILGAFTGLLK; encoded by the coding sequence AATGGTCATGGAACTATGAACGGCAATCCAACTTAGGTTACGGCTTTTCCATGTTACCAGCTTTAAATAAAATTTTTAAAAATGATAAAGACAAACGAATTTCTTCTTATCAAAGACATTTAGAATTTTATAATGTAACACCTTGGCTTTCCACTTTTCCACTCGGGATTTCGATTGCGATGGAAGAACAATCAGCGAAAGATAATGATTTTGACACTGATTCTATCAATAATATAAAAGTAGCTTTAATGGGACCGTTAAGCGGAATTGGTGATTCGTTCTTTTGGGGCACTTTACGCGTAATTGCAACAGGTATTGGGACCTCACTTGCGCTTCAAGGTAATATTCTAGGACCAATTTTGTTCCTTCTTATTTTCAATATTCCAGCTATTCTGACACGTTATTATGGATTATTCATCGGTTATAACATTGGAGCTAATTTTATTGAAAAAATTCAAAAGACTGGTTTGATGGATAAACTGTCATACGGCGCTTCTATTATAGGTCTTGGTGTAGTGGGAGCTATGGTCGCCACGATGGTAACAATTAATATGCCAATGAAATTCGGTTCTGGCGACGAGGCTGTTACAATCCAAAGCGTTTTTGATGGAATTGTTCCAGGCATACTCGCGCTCGGCTTCACTTTCTTTATCTTTTGGTTAGATAAAAAAGGTTTAAAAGCGCATTGGATTCTGCTTTTAATTGCTGGTATTGGTATTTTAGGAGCATTTACAGGTTTATTAAAATAA